The following coding sequences are from one Nitrospirota bacterium window:
- a CDS encoding molybdenum cofactor biosynthesis protein MoaE: MVKVKFFAIIKNLAGKEGAQFDVGGSIKLKDLVDMIDKDFPKVGEMLRTKRVLISVNQEIGSDDMLVKDGDEVAILPPFAGGATGSPMVRIQKEDFSVDEEINRVKAVSGDVGGIVVFLGTGRGTSRGRSISKLDFEHYPGMAENKLNEIREKALKDFDIIEVNIVHRVSEISIGENIVLIVVGAAHRADAFKACKWCIDELKRITPIWKKETTPEGEIWVDEHP; this comes from the coding sequence ATGGTAAAAGTTAAATTTTTTGCAATCATCAAGAACCTGGCAGGTAAAGAAGGTGCACAGTTTGATGTGGGAGGTTCAATCAAGCTCAAAGATCTTGTAGATATGATTGATAAAGATTTCCCTAAGGTAGGAGAGATGCTTCGTACCAAGAGGGTGCTTATCTCTGTTAATCAGGAGATAGGAAGCGACGATATGCTGGTAAAAGATGGTGATGAGGTAGCCATATTACCGCCATTTGCAGGGGGGGCAACCGGATCACCTATGGTTAGAATACAAAAAGAAGATTTTTCAGTAGATGAAGAGATTAACAGGGTCAAGGCAGTTTCCGGTGATGTTGGAGGCATTGTCGTATTCCTTGGAACGGGTAGAGGTACATCCCGCGGACGATCAATCAGTAAACTTGACTTTGAACACTATCCCGGTATGGCAGAAAATAAGTTGAACGAGATCAGGGAGAAGGCGCTTAAAGATTTTGACATTATAGAGGTCAATATAGTCCACAGGGTCAGTGAGATAAGTATCGGCGAAAACATCGTCCTGATTGTGGTTGGCGCCGCCCACAGGGCAGATGCCTTCAAGGCATGCAAGTGGTGTATTGATGAGCTTAAACGAATAACACCCATCTGGAAGAAAGAAACAACACCGGAAGGGGAGATATGGGTGGATGAACATCCATGA
- a CDS encoding ABC transporter permease has translation MVQLVSDTWYLFNKYLRITLRMPMWALFTIVQPLIWLLIFGQLFKKMASLPGFPEGRYMDFFLPGAIIMTVLFGTSWSGVSLLREINFGTVEKMMVTPVSRVSIVMSRVIHTAVTVIVQCLIIMIIAIIFGATVSGVKGAVLSLVIVFLLSLGFSGISNGLAMWLKREEPLVMLGNMMTLPLMFLSSAMVPKSFMPEWIKIVTKINPIDYAVETTRAFYSGGATLNTTIVGFLFLSLFAVTSISWATEMFMNQSE, from the coding sequence ATGGTTCAGCTTGTCAGCGATACATGGTATTTGTTCAACAAGTATTTACGAATAACACTTCGTATGCCTATGTGGGCGCTCTTTACTATTGTTCAGCCGCTCATATGGCTTCTTATATTCGGGCAGTTATTTAAGAAGATGGCATCTCTTCCGGGATTCCCTGAGGGACGCTATATGGACTTCTTCCTGCCGGGCGCTATTATTATGACAGTGCTTTTCGGTACATCATGGTCAGGTGTCAGCCTTCTCCGTGAAATAAATTTCGGGACTGTAGAAAAAATGATGGTTACACCTGTATCAAGAGTTTCTATTGTTATGAGCAGGGTCATACACACGGCAGTTACGGTCATAGTACAATGTCTTATCATAATGATCATAGCTATTATTTTTGGGGCGACAGTATCAGGGGTCAAGGGGGCAGTTTTAAGTCTGGTCATAGTATTTTTACTGTCACTCGGATTTTCGGGTATTTCAAACGGGCTTGCGATGTGGTTAAAGAGGGAAGAACCGCTGGTAATGCTTGGGAACATGATGACACTTCCTCTGATGTTTCTATCATCTGCCATGGTACCAAAGAGTTTTATGCCAGAATGGATAAAGATTGTTACAAAGATAAATCCAATAGATTACGCGGTGGAGACGACACGAGCCTTTTACAGCGGCGGCGCTACACTCAATACAACCATAGTCGGTTTCCTGTTTTTGTCTTTGTTCGCAGTTACTTCCATTTCATGGGCAACAGAGATGTTTATGAATCAGAGTGAATGA
- a CDS encoding ATP-binding cassette domain-containing protein: protein MIKTENLSKTFSSGTKAVDNLSINVEDGEIYGFLGPNGAGKSTTIKILTTLSRPTSGQAWVGGYNVQTEPVKVRCAIGYVAQETGVDYFLSGRENLVLQGRMYRMDRKTINRRVDELLELFSIKDCADQLVSTYSGGMRRKLDIATALIHNPRLIFLDEPTLGLDPHSRSQLWNYIRMLNRDLKVTIFLTTHYLDEADKLSNRIGILHKGSIKIIDTPDKLKDSIRGDSVNLELKGSAKDKAISILKGDSRVKEILLENEHVRVYVNNGSEAIQWMIKLLNQNGIDVSSLSISRPSLDDVYLKYSGASFKEGDSEEGGEPWWAKWQKAGWGKNWKGGEDSGQDSQEGQEGGQQGWGNGSKEWAGSENNGDTVPENGDKEWGKWSPEEMTAWWNQNKSQESETSPDNGNTNDIGEEAPEETTEWLDKFTKGVCEMEKDDKVEVTADKGKEDIKDKENKEEENIEEPWKKWQGTPEAAEWWAKQGKKEG, encoded by the coding sequence ATGATAAAGACAGAAAATCTATCAAAGACATTTTCATCAGGGACAAAGGCTGTAGACAATCTCAGCATCAATGTTGAAGATGGAGAGATCTATGGCTTTCTGGGGCCTAATGGCGCTGGAAAAAGCACTACTATAAAGATACTTACAACCCTGTCGCGTCCTACGTCAGGCCAGGCATGGGTCGGAGGATACAATGTCCAGACTGAACCTGTAAAGGTAAGGTGTGCTATAGGATACGTGGCTCAGGAAACAGGAGTAGACTATTTCCTGTCAGGAAGGGAAAACCTCGTACTTCAGGGCAGGATGTACAGGATGGATAGAAAGACGATCAACAGAAGGGTTGATGAACTTCTGGAATTATTCAGCATTAAAGATTGCGCAGATCAGCTTGTCTCTACATATTCAGGCGGCATGAGGAGAAAACTTGATATCGCAACCGCCCTTATACATAACCCGAGGCTTATATTCCTCGATGAGCCGACCCTTGGACTTGACCCGCACAGCAGATCACAGTTATGGAACTATATACGCATGTTAAACCGGGACCTCAAGGTTACAATATTCCTTACTACCCATTATCTGGATGAGGCAGACAAGCTATCCAACAGGATAGGTATACTTCATAAAGGGAGCATAAAGATTATTGATACACCTGATAAGTTGAAAGACAGTATCAGGGGTGATTCGGTAAATCTCGAATTGAAGGGGAGTGCAAAGGACAAGGCTATTTCAATATTGAAGGGCGACAGCAGGGTCAAAGAAATCCTTCTTGAAAATGAGCATGTCAGGGTATATGTCAACAATGGCAGTGAAGCTATTCAGTGGATGATAAAGCTGCTTAACCAGAATGGCATAGATGTTTCGTCTCTCTCCATATCCAGGCCGAGCCTCGATGATGTTTATCTGAAATACAGCGGGGCCAGTTTCAAGGAAGGTGATTCTGAAGAAGGCGGCGAGCCATGGTGGGCCAAGTGGCAGAAGGCCGGATGGGGAAAGAACTGGAAGGGTGGCGAAGACTCCGGTCAGGATAGTCAGGAAGGCCAGGAAGGTGGTCAGCAGGGGTGGGGTAACGGCAGCAAGGAATGGGCAGGCAGCGAAAATAATGGTGATACAGTGCCGGAAAACGGGGACAAGGAGTGGGGAAAATGGTCTCCTGAAGAGATGACTGCATGGTGGAATCAGAACAAAAGTCAGGAAAGTGAAACGTCTCCGGATAATGGAAATACAAATGACATCGGAGAGGAAGCCCCTGAGGAAACAACAGAGTGGCTTGATAAATTTACGAAGGGAGTATGCGAAATGGAAAAGGATGATAAAGTGGAAGTTACAGCAGATAAAGGCAAGGAAGATATAAAGGACAAAGAAAATAAGGAGGAAGAGAATATAGAAGAACCGTGGAAGAAATGGCAGGGGACACCAGAGGCAGCAGAGTGGTGGGCCAAGCAGGGTAAGAAAGAGGGTTAA
- the moaC gene encoding cyclic pyranopterin monophosphate synthase MoaC — protein sequence MSELTHFNVEGRAKMVDVSEKAVTSRTAIATGKVYMLPETLKRIQDGKIAKGDVLAVAQVAGIMGAKKTSDIIPMCHPLLLTGVDISFSEHPVPDENGLCSVGITATVKVGGQTGVEMEALTAASVAALTIYDMCKAIDKGMILSEICLEKKTGGKSGTYIRKQ from the coding sequence GTGTCAGAGCTTACACATTTCAATGTAGAGGGCAGAGCGAAAATGGTAGATGTAAGTGAAAAAGCTGTTACTTCAAGGACTGCAATAGCAACGGGGAAGGTCTATATGCTTCCGGAGACATTAAAAAGGATACAGGATGGAAAGATCGCCAAGGGTGATGTACTCGCAGTGGCTCAGGTAGCAGGTATAATGGGGGCCAAGAAAACATCCGATATAATTCCGATGTGTCATCCGTTGTTGTTAACCGGTGTAGATATATCTTTTTCCGAGCATCCCGTACCCGATGAAAACGGGCTTTGTTCAGTGGGTATTACCGCAACAGTCAAGGTTGGCGGACAGACCGGCGTTGAAATGGAGGCGCTGACAGCGGCTTCTGTTGCCGCACTCACAATTTATGATATGTGCAAGGCTATAGATAAAGGGATGATCCTGAGTGAGATATGTCTTGAAAAAAAGACCGGTGGTAAATCAGGAACGTATATTCGGAAGCAATGA
- the moaA gene encoding GTP 3',8-cyclase MoaA, which produces MAQLIDAFNRKITYIRISVTDRCNLRCVYCVPSCGTISSMPSKDLMSFDEMLKIIKVAAKMGLSKVRITGGEPLVRRGVVEFIAAVNKVDGIKDIAMTTNGVLLKQYAQSLKKAGLRRLNISLDTFDPKKFMEITKGDCFDRVWEGILEAERVGFDPIKINVVPSKGCNDNELVDFAKLTLTKPFQVRFIEFMPVDDWEGWKKSFISKGEMMEKIESALGKLEPVTEKERSGPAKNYRLHGAPGQVGFISAISEHFCDTCNRIRLGADGKIKHCLFSESYLDFREPIRNGCDDAEIERLLCSVMETKPEAHNIDMNAESQKFLHSMTQIGG; this is translated from the coding sequence ATGGCACAACTAATAGACGCTTTTAACCGTAAGATAACCTACATCAGGATTTCAGTAACAGACCGATGTAATCTCCGGTGTGTTTACTGTGTCCCATCCTGCGGTACCATAAGCAGCATGCCTTCCAAGGACCTGATGTCATTCGATGAAATGCTCAAAATTATTAAAGTTGCAGCAAAAATGGGGTTATCCAAGGTGCGTATTACCGGCGGTGAGCCATTGGTCCGGAGAGGTGTGGTGGAATTCATAGCGGCCGTCAATAAGGTTGATGGTATAAAAGACATTGCTATGACTACTAATGGGGTTCTCCTTAAACAATATGCCCAGTCTCTGAAAAAGGCAGGGCTGAGAAGGCTTAATATAAGTTTGGATACATTTGATCCGAAAAAGTTTATGGAAATCACTAAGGGTGATTGTTTTGACAGGGTGTGGGAAGGTATCCTTGAGGCCGAACGCGTTGGTTTTGATCCTATAAAAATTAATGTTGTCCCCTCGAAGGGATGTAATGATAATGAGCTGGTTGATTTTGCAAAATTAACATTGACTAAACCTTTCCAGGTTAGGTTCATAGAATTCATGCCTGTTGATGACTGGGAAGGATGGAAGAAAAGCTTTATATCCAAGGGTGAGATGATGGAAAAGATTGAGTCTGCACTTGGGAAGCTTGAGCCGGTAACAGAGAAAGAAAGGTCAGGTCCGGCAAAGAATTACAGATTACACGGGGCCCCTGGTCAGGTTGGATTTATAAGTGCCATAAGTGAGCACTTCTGTGACACCTGTAACAGGATCCGTCTTGGCGCAGATGGTAAGATTAAACATTGTCTCTTCTCAGAGTCATACCTTGACTTCAGAGAGCCGATAAGGAATGGCTGCGATGATGCCGAGATAGAGAGGCTGTTATGTTCAGTTATGGAAACTAAACCTGAGGCTCATAACATAGATATGAATGCAGAGTCTCAGAAGTTCCTTCATTCCATGACCCAGATTGGTGGATAA